The following DNA comes from Coleofasciculus chthonoplastes PCC 7420.
AAAAGAACGGATGGAATTACGGCGAGTCATGCGTCGAGCAAGACGGGGAAGACGGGGAAGACGGATTAACCGAAAACTACCTTATTCCAAGCGTTGTCACCGTCAACATTCCGCTATACTAAATTTTAAACGTAGTCGTTATGAGTTTATTTATATGTCCAACTCTACTGTAGAAAACTTGGTGATTATCGGTTCGGGTCCTGCAGGTTACACTGCTGCCATTTATGCCGCCCGTGCTAACCTTAAACCCGTGATGTTTGAAGGCTTCCAAGCGGGAGGACTTCCTGGCGGTCAGCTAATGACCACCACTGACGTAGAGAACTTTCCCGGTTTCCCCGAAGGGATCACAGGTCCGCAACTGATGGAGCGGATGAAAGCCCAAGCCGAACGCTGGGGAACGGAGTGTTATACCGAGGATGTCACGTCTGTGGATTTGAGTCGGCGTCCTTTTATTATCAGTTCTGACGAACGAGAAGTCCAAGCCCACAGTATTGTAATTGCCACTGGTGCTACCGCCAAACGTTTAGGACTCCCCAGTGAAAACCAATTCTGGAGTCATGGGATCTCCGCCTGTGCGATTTGTGATGGTGCGACTCCCATTTTTCATGGTCAATCCCTAGCCGTGGTGGGTGGGGGTGACTCAGCCGCTGAAGAAGCGGTGTATTTAACCAAATACGGGGATCATGTGCATCTATTGGTGCGCCGAGACCAACTGCGGGCATCGAAAACCATGCAAGATCGAGTGTTAAATAACCCCAATATCACCGTCCACTGGAATACGCAGGCGGTGGATGTGTTTGGCGAAAATGGTCGGATGAGTGGAGTTAAACTCCATAACAACCAAACAGGCGAGGAGAGCGACTTACAGGTTAAGGGACTATTTTACGCGATCGGTCATACTCCCAACACCTCCCTGTTTCAAGGGCAACTCGACCTAGATGACGTGGGCTATGTTATTACTAAACCGGGTTCTGTGGAAACCAGTGTAGAAGGGGTTTATGCGGCGGGTGATGTGCAAGACCATGAATTTCGCCAAGCGGTTACGGCGGCGGGAACTGGCTGTATGGCTGCTATGTTAGCTGAACGCTGGTTGTCTGCCAATAACCTGATTCAGGAATATCACCAGAAACCCGAATCTGAACCACCAACCCAGACAGCGAACGAGAAACCGACAGCAGACACAGAAGCAACCTTTGATATTAACAAGACACGGCATGTTGGCGGTTATGCCCTACGCAAACTCTTCCACGAGAGCGATCGCCTGATTATGGTTAAGTATGTTTCACCCAACTGTGGTCCTTGCCATACCCTGAAGCCAATTCTAAATAAAGTGGTGGATGCATATTTGGGCAAAATCCACTTTGTCGAGGTCGATATTGAAGCAGAACCCGAAATCGCTGAAAATGCCATGGTTACTGGAACACCCACGGTACAATTTTTCAAAGACAAAGAAATCGTGGATCAACTTAAGGGTTTAAAACAAAAAAGCGAATACCGTCAGATGATTGAGAAGTACCTACCTGCCGAAGTTTCAGCAGCTAGATAAGTTGCAGGTACGGGAGTTGTAAATACACGCCTAGCGACTTGCGATGAAAACCTACGGTGAGAAATCAACAGTCGCGTTATCGTGTGAGTAAATGAACTACCCCTGAGTTAGTATTAGCAATGAGTGCTATGACTGAATCCGTCCTTCCTCAACATA
Coding sequences within:
- the trxB gene encoding thioredoxin-disulfide reductase, translating into MSNSTVENLVIIGSGPAGYTAAIYAARANLKPVMFEGFQAGGLPGGQLMTTTDVENFPGFPEGITGPQLMERMKAQAERWGTECYTEDVTSVDLSRRPFIISSDEREVQAHSIVIATGATAKRLGLPSENQFWSHGISACAICDGATPIFHGQSLAVVGGGDSAAEEAVYLTKYGDHVHLLVRRDQLRASKTMQDRVLNNPNITVHWNTQAVDVFGENGRMSGVKLHNNQTGEESDLQVKGLFYAIGHTPNTSLFQGQLDLDDVGYVITKPGSVETSVEGVYAAGDVQDHEFRQAVTAAGTGCMAAMLAERWLSANNLIQEYHQKPESEPPTQTANEKPTADTEATFDINKTRHVGGYALRKLFHESDRLIMVKYVSPNCGPCHTLKPILNKVVDAYLGKIHFVEVDIEAEPEIAENAMVTGTPTVQFFKDKEIVDQLKGLKQKSEYRQMIEKYLPAEVSAAR